The genomic region TCGATGCCCTGGCGGCGGCGAGCTCGGCCGGGGTCGACGAGGCGGAATTCACCCGGCTGGGCGAGCGCCTGGAAGAGCTTGCCCGGCTGATCGAAGCGGCCTCGGCCGAGGCGCGCAGCGCGGCGGAGGCCCGCGACCGGGCCGGCCAGGGCGAGGACGCCGCGGCCGCGGCGGCACGGCGGGAAGCGGCGCTGGCCGCGCTGTCGCGCCACAGCGAGGAAGCATTGGTGCTGCATGCCGCCGCCAGCCTGCTGCGGGCTGCGCTGGACGCCGAGCGGGCGGAGGCGGGGTCGGGCACCGTCGCGCGGATTGGCGAGGTGTTCCGGGCTCTGACCGGCGGCGGGCAGGCGGGCGTGGCGGTGGAGGATGACGGCGCCGACCAGGTGCTGATGGCGCTGGAGCCGGACGGGCGGGCGCGCAAGACGGTGGCGGAGTTGTCGGAGGGCACGCGCGACCAGTTGTTCCTGGCACTGCGCATCGTCGCGCTGGAAGCCTATGCGCAGGCCAACCCGGCCTTGCCCTTCATCGCCGACGACATCCTGCAGACCTTCGACGATGCCCGCGCCACCGCCGGGTTGCGGGCGCTGCTGGATCTGTCGTCCGTGGTGCAGGTGGTGGTGCTGACGCATCATCCGCATGTGCAGGCACTGGCGCGGACTTTGCCGGCGGGGGCGGTGCACATGCTGGTTCTGCCGGAGCTGCCGATTGCTTCGGCCGCGTAAGTGTAAGTTAAGGCAAGGGCTCCGCCCTTGACCCGGCAGGGGCCACAAGGCCCCTGCACCCCAATCGCGCTGCGCGGCGTCAGGCCGGGCGGCGTTGGCGCAGCGGCTTCGGTTCGGGATGGGTCTCGGGCAGCAGGAACATGACCGCGAGGCAGGCCAGCACGCCGACGCCGGCCAGGCAGAAGAACGCCGTCGCTTCCCCGAAATGATCCGCCAGCGTGCCGCCGATCGCGGTGCTGGCCGCCCCGCCCAGGCTGGCCGCCAGCCCTACCACGCCCAGGGCAAGGTTGAACCGGCCATGGGCATGGGTGATGTCGGCTACCACCAGCGGGATCATCACCCCGATCACGGCGGCGGCGATGCCGTCCAAGGCGTGGTAGCAGACCATCAGCTCGGGCGCGCCGTCGAGGGCGAGCAGGACGGCGCGCAGCGGCAGGACGGCCACGCCCAGCAGCAGCACCGGGCGGCGGGCCCAGTGGTGGGCCAGCCGGCCGAGTTGCGGCGACAGCATCGCCGCCAGCAATTGCGGCAGGATGATCGAGGCGGGCACGACCAGTTCGGAGAGGCGGGCGGTCAGCACCAGCGGCGACCAGGACGCGTCGCTGGCCGAGACGACGACCTGGAACACGGCACCCGGGGCACGGGTGATCGCGCTCGCGGCCAGCGGCAGCAGCGCGGCGTTGCCGAGCTGGAACAGGGCCATGCAGCCGGCGAAGGCGAGCAGGCAGGGATCCAGGACGACCTGCCGCACCGGGACCGGCGGTTCGGTGCGGGCGCGGCGCGGCAGTGCGCCACGGTGGGTGGTGCGGGCGGGCGCGGCCTCGAGGTCGGCGCGGCGGATCATCATGACGGCCAGCACGGCGGCAGGGCCGGAGGCGGCGGCGAGCAGAAACATGGCCTGCCCGGAAAACCACAGCCCGACCGCGCCCATGATGCCGGCCGCCACCGCCGAGCCCATGGCGGCGAAGCGCACGTTGCGGCCCAGCCGCTCGCCGAGCATGTGCTGGCGCGACAGCGCCAGGGTGAGCGCGGCGATGGCCGGGCCCAGCACGCTGCCGGCCGCGCCCTGCAGCACCTGGGCGGTGAACACCGGCAGGGCCAGCGGAACCCCGGCGATCAGCAGGGCGGCGCCGGTGACGGTGAGGATCGCACCGGCGACCAGCACGCGCTTGTTCGGGACCCAGTCGACCAGCAGGCCGGCCGGCACCTGGCTGACCATGGCGGCGACCGTGCCGACGCTGAGCGCGAGGCCCATGGCGGTGGCGCTCCAGCCATGGGTGGTCAGGTAGACCGCGAGGAAGGCACCGAACCCGGTCTGCATCAGCGCGACCAGGAAATTGAGCCAGCTCAGGCCGGCGAGGCTGGCGCGGAGTGCGACGTTCGTACCGTTGTTGGCGTGTGTGTCCAAGGCCGCGGACATGTCCGACTTTCCCGCACCGGCCCATATCTGCCGGTGATGCCAGTATGCCGCAAACGGGGCCGTGCGGATGCAGGCAGATGCTACGAAAGGTTGCTCTTGCAGCGCAATGCTGAACTCGCGCGGGAGCCGGAGGGGGGGCGGCTGCGGGCGCATCACGATATTGTTTGCCCGATAGCAGCCATTGCGCCCCGGGTCCATGCCGGGCGGGACACAAAAAGGCGGGGTGGGCTGGGCGGGCGGCCCGGCATGGCGGCATGATCGGTGCGCCCCTTCCCTCACATCGCCGGAGCCTCGCATGTCGGATCTTCTGACCGCTGTCGCGCCTCGGATGCTGAGCGTCCTGCGCATCGTTTCGGCCTTGCTGTTCCTCGAGCACGGGACCGGCAAGTTCCTGGGCTTCCCGACCCTGCCGGCCTTGCCGCCGGAGTATTCGCTGTCCTGGTGGGGCGGCCTCGGCGAGCTGTTCGGCGGGATCCTGCTGACCCTCGGGCTGTTCACGCGGCCGGTGGCGTTCCTGCTCTCGGGGGAGATGGCGGTGGGCTACTGGACGGCGCATGCCCCCCGGTCCTTCTTCCCGGCGCTGAACGGGGGCGACGCGGCCGTGCTGTTCTGCTTCGTGTTCCTCTATCTGGTGTTCGCCGGGCCGGGGCCGTGGAGCCTGGATGCGCGGCGACGCGGGTAGGGCGGCGCGAAACGAAACCGTCGCGCCGGACGGCGAGCTGTGGCATCTCACGGACTGGAGCGAAGCGCGTTTCCATGGCGGCGTTGCTGCTCAACGGCCAGGACAGCAGGGGCGGCGATGATTCAGGTGACGCGCAATATCGCGATCGACGAGGCCGAGCTGCAGGAGAGTTTCCTGCGGGCCTCGGGCGCGGGCGGCCAGAACATCCAGAAGGTCGAGACGGCGGTGCAGCTACGCTTCGACGTGCGCCACTCGCCCAGCCTGCCCGAAGCGGTACGCGAGCGGCTGGAGCGGCTGGCGGGACGGCGGATGACGCAGGACGGCGTGCTGGTGATCACGGCGCAACGCCATCGCACCCAGCCGCGCAACCGCGAGGATGCGCTGGAACGGCTGCTGGAGCTGATCCGCGCGGCGGCGGTGCCCCCGCCGCCGCCGCGCCGGGCGACCAAGCCGACGCTCGGATCGAAGCTGCGGCGGATCGAGGGCAAGAGCCGCCGCGGCGAGGTCAAGCGGCTACGCGGGCGGCCAGGCGACGAGTAGCCTCGACCGGGCCGGGGGGCGAGAGCTTCCGCGCCAGCACGGCGTCGAGAGGCGTTTCCCTCCCCGCCATGGCCGGCAGGGATCTGTTGCGGTTGCGTTGCCAGATTTGGGTGGCGAGCAGGCCGGCGATGCTGACCCAGCTCGGATAGGGCACGCCCGCGGCGGCGGCCAGCCCGTCCACCCGCCGCGCCGCCGCGACATAGGCGACCCCGGTACCGATCATCGCGGCGTTGTAGGCCGCGCTGGCGCCAAGCCTGCGGGCGCCGAAGAACACGCTCTGCCAGGCCCAGATCGAGGCGACGTTGAAGCCCCACAGTGCCAGCGCCTGGCCACGCTGCGGGCTCGGCCGGGCAATGAGCAGCCGCGTGCCGGCCACGGTCAGGCAGGTATTCACCACCGACCAGACCGTGCCGATGGTGGCGCCCGAGGGGGTCCAGGACGGCTTGTCGAGCGCCGCATACCAGCGGGCGGTCGCGGGGCGTTGCGGTCCGGGGCTGTAACGGCCGCCGAGCACGGTCGCGGTCGCCACCGCGCCGCCCGCCAGAAGTGCGGCAATGCTGGTGCGCATGGGTTTCGAATCCTCCTTCCCTTGATGGGAGGCGCATACGGTGATGGCGTCTCCGGGTTCCCTCGGTACCGTTCAGTGGGGGGTGGAACTTCGTTTCCGGCGCTGGCTTAAACGGCAGTGGATGGGCCGGGGAGGCGGGAGAGGGCATGACGGCGACCGGGGATCAGCCCGACGGCGACGACCGGCGGCGCGTGGTGTTGGTGTTGCAGGGGGGCGGCGCGCTTGGGTCCTATCAGGCCGGCGTGTTCGAGGCCCTGGTCGAAGCCGGGTTGCAGCCCGACTGGGTGGCCGGGGTTTCGATCGGGGCCGTCAACGGCAGCCTGATCGCCGGCAACCCGCCGGAGCAGCGGCTGGAGCGGCTGCGGGAATTCTGGTTGCGCATCACCGCGCCGACGGCGCTGTGGCCCCGCCATGGCCCACCGGTGCTGGAGCGGCTGGAGCAACGGGCCGGCGCGCTCGGCGCCCTGCTGTTCGGCCAGCCCGGCTTCTTCCGGCCGCGCCTTCCCTTCGAGTGGTTCACCGACACGCCGCCGGTCAGCTTCTACGATACCGGCGCCCTGCAAGGGACGCTGGCCGAACTGGTCGATTTCGAGCGGATCGCGCGCGGGCCGACCCGGCTGACGGTCGGCGCGGTCAATGTCGAGACCGGCAACCAGATCAACTTCGACAGCCGGCACATGCGGCTTGGCGTGGAACATGTAATGGCGAGCGGCGCGCTGCCGCCGGGGCTTGCCGTGGTCGAGGTCGAGGGCGAGGCATTCTGGGATGGCGGGCTGGTTTCCAACACCCCGTTGCAGGTGGTGATGGACGACGCCCCGCGCGAGGACAGCCTGATCTTCCAGGTCGATCTGTTCCCCGCGCGCGGCCCGCGGCCCGCCACCCTGGACGAGGTGCTCGAGCGCGAGAAGGACATCCGCTATTCCAGCCGTACCCGTGCCGGCACGAAGTCGGCGTCGGAGCGGCAGAGCCTGCGCCTGGAACTGACGCGCTTCCTCGATCGGCTGCCGGCGAAGCTGCAGCGGGATCCGGTGGCGCAGCACCTGCGCGGGCTGTCCTGCCGGGCCCGGATGGACATCGTGCACCTGATCTATCGTCCGGACGTGCCGCAAGGCTCGCAGAAGGATTTCCAGTTCGATCGCGGCACGATGTCGCGGCGCTGGGAACAGGGGCTCGCGGACGGGCGGCGCACGCTGCAGGCGGCGCCATGGCGTGCCCCCGTTCCGGCCGGAACGGGCGTGCGCGTGTTCGACGTGACCAGGCCGGCGCCGGCACGCTGAGACGTTATCCCGAGGGTGGTTCGTACCGGCCGCCGGGCGTGGGAAAAGGAGAGGCAAAGGCACGAGACGGGAACAGTGACATTACTCCAACGGCCAGGGGGACCGGCCGGCAGCCGGGCGTGGTCCAGGCATGCCGGCGCGGCAGCCGCGTTGATCATCGCGCTGGCGGTGGCGCTGCGGGTCATCCATCTGGACCGGTTGTCGCTGTGGAACGACGAATTGTTCTCCCGCTATTACGCCGAGCTGTTCGGGCTCGGCTTCCTGTGGGGAGAGGGACTGCGCCGGGAGCCCAATCCGCCTCTCTATTACACGCTTCTGCATGTCTGGATCGGAGTGTTCGGCGACAGCGCCACGGCCTTGCGGGCGCCATCGGTGCTCGCTGGCTGCGCGGCGCTGCCGATCGTCCATGCGCTCGGGCGGGAATTCGGCGATGCGCGGCGGGGTCTGCTCGGCATGCTGCTGTTCGCGCTCTCGCCGATGGCGATCTATTTCTCGCAGGAAGCGCGGGTCTACGCCTTCCTGCTGCTGCCCGCGGGCGGAGTGCTGCTGGCGATCGCGCACCTGCTCCGCGATCCCCGCAAACACGGCTGGTTATGGGGCTACGGACTGGCCGCGCTGGTCGGGATCTACAGCCACCCGACCTTCCCGATCCTGCTGATCGCCTGCAATCTCGCCGTGCCGGCCTTGCTGCTCGCGGGGCATGGCCTGTCCGCGGGGCGCGGCATCCTGCTCGGGTGGTTCGGTGCCAATTCGCTGGTGGCGGTGGCGGGGTTGCCGGTGGCGCTGGCCCTGGCCGGCGGCGATGCGGCGGGGGCGCTCGACTGGGTGGCGCCGTTGCGCCTGCGCGACATCGCCGTGGCGCTCAGCGGGCTGGTGAGCGGCGTGGTGACCGATCCCCGTTTTCCGGGCACGCCGCTGGCGGTGGCGCTGCTGCTGGCGCTGGCCGCCGGACTGTGGGTGGATCGGCCGGGGCGGCGGGAATTCGGCGTGCTGGTGCTGATTCCGGCACTGTTTCTCGGCCTGGTCATCGCGGCCAGCCTGGCCCGGCCGATCCTGCTGCCGCGGGTGCTGTGCTGGCTGACGATCCCGCTTTGCGTGCTGCTGGCGCGTGGCCTGCTGGCCGCTACGCCGGTGCGGCCGTTGCTGGGCGGCGTGACGGCGGTGACCTTCGCCGTCGGCCTTGGCTGGCAACTCGGCTTTGCCGACGATGCCAAGGAGCCCTGGCGCGACGTGCTGGGTGGGTTGCGGACCGAACTCGGCCGCGCCGATCTCGTGGTGCTTGGCCCGAGCATGGATCCGGTGATCCTGCGTTATTACGCGCCGGGCCTGCGGGGCGTGCGCATCTGGGACAATGGCAGCCCGCGCACCATCGAGAACACGCTGGTGGCGCAACGGCTGGGCGTGGCGCCGATCGACGGCGATGCGCTGCTGCGCCGGATCCGCGACGGAAAATCGGTCTGGCTGATCGCCAATTATGTCGATCAGCCGTCCCTGCCGGGGTTGCTGGCGCAGGCGCGGCCGCGGCTGCGGATCGACCGGGGGTGTGGACGCTATACCTGCGTGACGGTGCTGGCCTGGTAGCCGGGCAAAGGTCCGCTTCAGGAGCGGGTGAGTTGCCGGTGCACCGTATCGGCGGTGAGGTCGATGGGCCGTGGTGGAAGTCGCGAGAACAGGGCCTGCCATTGCGCCGTCAGGCCCGGCCGAAGGCCGTTGCGGAACAGCGAGCGGACGTAGCGTGAGCCACTGAGCACCGGATGCACGAAGGCGTCCTCGGACAGCCGCCCGAGCATGGCTTCGTGGTAGGGGGGCCACCAGGCCACATGCGGGATGCGGCCATAGTCGGACAGGCTGCGGACAGTGAAGCCGGCATGGATCATCTCGGTGGACATGAAGCCTTCCGAAATCGGCCACTGGCGGATCTCGCCGGCACGATGGCGGGCGGAAAGGTCCAGCCGTCGCGTGCGCAGATGCAGGGCGGCGGCGCGCGAGAACAGGCAGACGCAGACGAGATAGGGGTGGACCGCCATGGGGGAGGGGAAGGCGTCGCGGCATGACGCCAGCCACATCCACTCGGCGGCGGACCTAGCCATCGGCTCGCCGATGAAGTCGGCGCCCGTTGCCGCCGCGGCAGCGACGAAGGCGTCGAGATCGCAGTTGGCCACCGCGTCGTATTCGAGCATCACGTAATAGTCGTACTCGAGCCCGGCCTCGAGGGCGAAGTACAAGGGATAGTCGGCATTGTACCAGAACAGCCTGCCCGCGGGGTACCCGGCATAGCCGCGGGCGGTCATGTCGGATTCGGTGTGGCGCAGCACCATCGGATGGTCGACGCGGCCGACCCGGCCATGGGTTTCGTCGATCATGAGATGGACATGTCCGTGGCCCACGCGCTCGCGCAGTGCCGCCAGTCGGCGCCGGACGAAGCGGTCGTACGAAAAGGCC from Rhodovastum atsumiense harbors:
- a CDS encoding MFS transporter; protein product: MSAALDTHANNGTNVALRASLAGLSWLNFLVALMQTGFGAFLAVYLTTHGWSATAMGLALSVGTVAAMVSQVPAGLLVDWVPNKRVLVAGAILTVTGAALLIAGVPLALPVFTAQVLQGAAGSVLGPAIAALTLALSRQHMLGERLGRNVRFAAMGSAVAAGIMGAVGLWFSGQAMFLLAAASGPAAVLAVMMIRRADLEAAPARTTHRGALPRRARTEPPVPVRQVVLDPCLLAFAGCMALFQLGNAALLPLAASAITRAPGAVFQVVVSASDASWSPLVLTARLSELVVPASIILPQLLAAMLSPQLGRLAHHWARRPVLLLGVAVLPLRAVLLALDGAPELMVCYHALDGIAAAVIGVMIPLVVADITHAHGRFNLALGVVGLAASLGGAASTAIGGTLADHFGEATAFFCLAGVGVLACLAVMFLLPETHPEPKPLRQRRPA
- a CDS encoding DoxX family protein, producing the protein MSDLLTAVAPRMLSVLRIVSALLFLEHGTGKFLGFPTLPALPPEYSLSWWGGLGELFGGILLTLGLFTRPVAFLLSGEMAVGYWTAHAPRSFFPALNGGDAAVLFCFVFLYLVFAGPGPWSLDARRRG
- the arfB gene encoding alternative ribosome rescue aminoacyl-tRNA hydrolase ArfB, with protein sequence MIQVTRNIAIDEAELQESFLRASGAGGQNIQKVETAVQLRFDVRHSPSLPEAVRERLERLAGRRMTQDGVLVITAQRHRTQPRNREDALERLLELIRAAAVPPPPPRRATKPTLGSKLRRIEGKSRRGEVKRLRGRPGDE
- a CDS encoding TspO/MBR family protein, with protein sequence MRTSIAALLAGGAVATATVLGGRYSPGPQRPATARWYAALDKPSWTPSGATIGTVWSVVNTCLTVAGTRLLIARPSPQRGQALALWGFNVASIWAWQSVFFGARRLGASAAYNAAMIGTGVAYVAAARRVDGLAAAAGVPYPSWVSIAGLLATQIWQRNRNRSLPAMAGRETPLDAVLARKLSPPGPVEATRRLAARVAA
- a CDS encoding patatin-like phospholipase family protein yields the protein MTATGDQPDGDDRRRVVLVLQGGGALGSYQAGVFEALVEAGLQPDWVAGVSIGAVNGSLIAGNPPEQRLERLREFWLRITAPTALWPRHGPPVLERLEQRAGALGALLFGQPGFFRPRLPFEWFTDTPPVSFYDTGALQGTLAELVDFERIARGPTRLTVGAVNVETGNQINFDSRHMRLGVEHVMASGALPPGLAVVEVEGEAFWDGGLVSNTPLQVVMDDAPREDSLIFQVDLFPARGPRPATLDEVLEREKDIRYSSRTRAGTKSASERQSLRLELTRFLDRLPAKLQRDPVAQHLRGLSCRARMDIVHLIYRPDVPQGSQKDFQFDRGTMSRRWEQGLADGRRTLQAAPWRAPVPAGTGVRVFDVTRPAPAR
- a CDS encoding glycosyltransferase family 39 protein, with the translated sequence MIIALAVALRVIHLDRLSLWNDELFSRYYAELFGLGFLWGEGLRREPNPPLYYTLLHVWIGVFGDSATALRAPSVLAGCAALPIVHALGREFGDARRGLLGMLLFALSPMAIYFSQEARVYAFLLLPAGGVLLAIAHLLRDPRKHGWLWGYGLAALVGIYSHPTFPILLIACNLAVPALLLAGHGLSAGRGILLGWFGANSLVAVAGLPVALALAGGDAAGALDWVAPLRLRDIAVALSGLVSGVVTDPRFPGTPLAVALLLALAAGLWVDRPGRREFGVLVLIPALFLGLVIAASLARPILLPRVLCWLTIPLCVLLARGLLAATPVRPLLGGVTAVTFAVGLGWQLGFADDAKEPWRDVLGGLRTELGRADLVVLGPSMDPVILRYYAPGLRGVRIWDNGSPRTIENTLVAQRLGVAPIDGDALLRRIRDGKSVWLIANYVDQPSLPGLLAQARPRLRIDRGCGRYTCVTVLAW